The Novipirellula galeiformis nucleotide sequence CACTCTCGGGCGAATCCTACGCGTGCGTCGTTGGTGGGATTACATCGACCCCAACGTGATCGTCGGCGCTTATCCCTTTGCTCGCGATGTCCCGGGATTGTCCGCCGAGGGAGTCCGCGCGGTGGTCAATACGTGTGAAGAGTATCCGGGCCCACTCAAAGCATACGAAGCGTTTGGGATCGAGCAATTATGGATGCCGACCACCGACTTCACGCACCCCACCCTAGAAGACGTTTCCAATGCCGTGGAATTTGTCCAGAAGCATGTGGAGCAGGAGGGCAAAATCTACATTCACTGCAAAGCGGGTCGCGCCCGCAGCGCGACCGTGGCGATTTGTTGGCTGATCAAATACCGGGGCCAGTCGA carries:
- a CDS encoding dual specificity protein phosphatase family protein; translated protein: MSMENELPSPQEGPDPTQENRPDRSHGRDDTADSSEITASRIAATARQRLYAKSVFYPTLAWNFTLGRILRVRRWWDYIDPNVIVGAYPFARDVPGLSAEGVRAVVNTCEEYPGPLKAYEAFGIEQLWMPTTDFTHPTLEDVSNAVEFVQKHVEQEGKIYIHCKAGRARSATVAICWLIKYRGQSIAEAQTTLLRARPHINPRLGDRPVVQAFAKRWASA